Part of the Paenibacillus sp. JNUCC32 genome is shown below.
ATCGATTTATGAGCCGGGATCAGGAAATCTATATTCTTAACCCGCGCGAGGAATGGACGCAGTGGGATGCGCTCTAAACGAAAGCAAAAAAGCTGCCTTCACTGATTGGGTCAGTGAAGGCAGCTTTTGCGAAGTGCTATATGAATGAATACGTATAAGTTCAATTAAAATCCGGCAGCGGCCTTTTTAACAAGCTCAAGACCGTTCTGAACGATCATTTCCGCTTCGTCAGGGAACTGGTTGTGACCTTCGATTATGAGGGTTTCGATATCCTGCACGCCCCATTGACGAAGATTGCCCATAACGAAGTTGACAGCCATCTCTGCTGCAGCCATAGGACCTTCGGAATAGTTGCCGCCGCGTGCATTCAGGATGACGACTTTTTTGCCGGTCACGAGACCTACCACGCCTTGCGGTGTATATTTAAACGTTTTGCCTGCTTGGTTCAGGTAATCGATATAGGTATGAAGAACGGCAGGGACGGTCATGTTCCACAATGGGAAAGCCAGCACGATTTTGTCTGCGGCAAGGAATTGGTCAAGATATTTGCTGACATTGGCAGCAGCCGCTTGCTCTTCAGGAGTAGCTTCCAAACCCTTGGCAGCTTTGAACATACCGTTGATGGCTGTTCCGTCGTAATATGGAAGATTCTCTGCGAACAGATCAAGCTCCGTGATTTGATCTTCCGGATGGCTTGCTTTGAAGGATTCCAGAAACTCATGGTACATTTTTACGCTGACCGATTGCTCGATCGCTCTGTTGTTAGCTTTGATGAATAGTACATTCGACATGTATGAAGACTCTCCTTGTTGTATAGTTTACTTTATAAATTATAGTATATTTCATTTCTATCGTTTGTCAACAATGCCTCAGTGTACGATATCGATATTACCGGAGTAGGTTTCCACTTGGATGGTATCGGTTGTTTCCTTCAATGACTCCGGCGCCGATATCGATCCGGTGAGCGACTTAAGGTCATAGAAACCGCGGAATGAAGGGTCAGGCTGCACTTTCACGTTGCCCGATCTGCACAGGATATTCACCGACGAAACGCCGAGCAATCCTACGTTTACATTGCCGGAAGTGACCTCGATGTCCACGGGGCCTTCCATATCTTTCAATTCGACGTCTCCTGAATGATTGACGAGTTGAGCGGAGGCCTGAATGTCGGAGCCGCGAATACTGCCCGAAATGTTCTCTACGTTCAACTGGTCAGCTACGATTCCGTTCATGTTGATATTGCCTGACTTTACGGAAATGGCAATCGACTTGGACGAAGCTCCGCTTACCTGGATGTTATCGGATAACGTTGATAAATCGAGCTCCTCGAGTTTCGTGCTTGAAGGAAGGACAATGGTTATTTTCCCTTTCGGCGAATGAAAGTCCACGCTCATAAACTGAAACGAATCAGCCGTAGTCAGATCCAAATCGATTTCTTGACCTGCAGGCTTAAAAGCTTCAAGGATATCGACATGATCCGGCTTTAATTTGCCGTCAAAAGCGATATACCCGTTATCATCGCCGCTGTCCTCAAAAGCGAAACTGACATTCATATTGCTGGTGATTGTTAAATTCTTCAAATTCACGGCATCCTGCAGATCCCATCGGTTCTGGTAGCTGACCAGTTCTTCCCCGAATTTAAACTTGTTCGCAGCCATGCCGATGATTCCTACCAATATAAGTGCGATTGCTAAGCTGAACAACCATTTTCTGTTCACTGTGCGTCACGACCCTTCAACAAACGTGTATTCCATCTGGAGTACCTCAAGGTTAACGATAACAATCCAACCATGGCCGAGCGTGTGGCATATCCGAGGAAGATGCCGATTCCGATCAAGGAGATCGATAAGAATAATTTAGCCGGATAAAACGTTCCATTCAGGATGTAATCGAGCAGAACGAGCACCGGGCTCAGCAAGGTTGCCAGGGCTCCCAGAGCGATGGCGACGCCACCGGACCATAATGCCGCAAGGAACGGGACGGTCACTAATGCACAGAAGAACAAACCGGTTCCCACCGCATATTTGCCTATGGCAAACGGTCTTCTGACCGCCGAGGGAGCAGGCATTTCCATATCCACGTACCGGTCGCCTAAAGCTTCCTTCGCCATCTCAAAAGGGTCTCCCAACTCCCGGGCAATCTCCTCTTCGGAACGCCCATTCTGCATGCCGATGACAAAATGGGACTCTACATCCTGAATGAATTCCCGGCGTTCCCCCGGAGGAAGCGCGGCAAGGCGAGATTCCAAAATCGAAATAAACTGTTTTTTAGTCATACAAATTCCCTTCCTCTATCAAATTGGTCACGTTGCTTACAAATGCTTGCCATTCCTTCACCATAGATCGCATATAAATCACTCCGCTGTCCGTCAGCTTATAATATTTACGGGGGGGGCCCTCGCTCGATTCCTGGAGGTAGGTGGTGCAGTAGCCTTCATTAACAAGCCTGCGAAGGAGAGGGTACAGGGCGCCTTCGGCTACCTCGATATGCCGGGAGACGGCTTGAGCCAGCTCGTAGCCATATTGGTCCTTGCGATGGATCAGCACAAGCACGCAGAGTTCAAGAACGCCTTTTTTGAATTGAATACTGACATTCATACGGCGATACCTCCTTTCGTAAATTCATGTTCATGCTGTTATCACGAGGTAGTAATTAATATTCAGTAGTGATCTACAATAAGATATCACTTAGTACTGAATAATGCAAGGTACTGATCATAAAATGGGTTAGCATCAAAAAACGTCGAACGAGAAGCTTTGTATAAGGGCGGAAGTCTCGTTTAATCTTGAAAAGGCACGGTTAATAGAAGTTATCAGAACATAGGGTCGTTTTTCCAAGACAAGAATGGAGGGATGAACAGTATGTCCATCGATCGGTTTATATTAAAAAAGCTGAGTAATTGCCAGGAGATCACAACGCGGAGAAATCTCGTGAAATTGTTCCAGATCCGAATTCAGCGGGCGCAGATAGCCGAGGATCGTTATTACGGGTTATAATGGAGACAAACAAAAAAAGGGCTACCCCTCTTTTATTAAAAGAGAGATAGCGCAAGAGAGTCGTTTTCGCTTTTGCTGTGTAGAATTGCCTCGGATCCCTCGATTTCAATGCTGATGAGGGAGTTGAGGCATTTTTGCAGCGCCTTTTTGCCGGTTTGGATTTTATGGTCAAGCGCGCTGGTTAGCAGTTTCAATACCTTTTGAACCGGCTGCTTGCTATCCGTAGTAAAATAAACGGGAACCGGCTTGTTTTGGAACATGATCAGTGTTTTCATATCAATCACCTCACGAAAGTTTTTTCATGATATTTGCATTATAAATTGCCAATCTTAAAATAACCTTAAATTCATAGAATTAATCAGCATCATTTTTATGAGCGTGACATTTTTGTGAACGACGGGATTTTACCGTCGAAAAACCCGGATTTCCCCTATAATGAATACACAAATAGTTCCTCGGAACCAACAAATCCGCATCGAAAATAGGAAATAGGAAATATGACACAAATTGACAGAACAGACCCTGGAATGATATAGTTACAATAATGTAACTATTTTTTGCAACTATTGAAATAGGTGATTGGGCTTTCAATATGGAATAAACATAGGATTACCATTTTGAGGAAGGCAGGTTGACCAGATGATACTCACCGTGATCAGCGGTCGAAACGAAGATGATTGGTTTGATATCGACGTACCCGATGAATGCTCCATTGAACGGTTGAACGAGCTGCTGGGATTACGTCTTTTTCGCGAACCCTCGAGTGAAGGGATTCAATATATATTAGAAGCGAAATTCCCGGAAGGCTTGTGGTTTACGGTAGGCGGCCACTCTAACCTGGTTGAAGCGGGATTGAGGGAAGGCTCCTACGTTCGGTTGCAGCGCGCATTCTCGACAACCACCGATGAAGCTCCTGTCTATGGCAGAAGATCGTTGTTTCAAGAGAGTTGAAAATGGGTAAGTAACCCATTGGTTTTAACTGAAACAGCCAAATACATAATTGTACATTTCAGATGCTTTGGATTAGGAGGAAGTGACATATGAACGTGTTGTACCAACGTTCGCCGCGCATTAGACCGGCTTTACCGAATGAAGACTTGGAAATTCTGAGACCACCGTCCGAGCCAAGCAAGCCGTCGTTTTCCATGATTGCCATCATTATCCCGATTATTATGACGGCGGCGACGATCGGTTTCTATGTCTATATGAACGTAAGCGGTAAGATGGGGAATCCCAATTACATGATGTTCCAGATGCTCTCCATCTTTATGATGCTGACATCCTACACGCTGCCGTTCTTCATGTATTTAAGCAACAAGAAGACCTATCAGAAGAACCTGGCCGAACGGAATCAGAAGTACCGGGCTCAGCTTGACGTGCATCGGGAAGAACTGAAGGAGCGGCAGGAGGATCAGGTCCATATTCTGTTTGACATCCATGGGGATCCGGACGTCTGTTACAACGTTGTGAAGAACCGGAGCAGCAGTTTATGGGAACGTTCCCCGGAAGATAAGGATTTTCTGGAGATTTGCGTGGGCAAGGGGGAAGTGCCGTTTCACATTAACGTGAAGCCTCCCCGTGCGGACGGGTATGATAAGGACCCGTTAATCGAAGCGGCCGAATTGCTGTCATCCGAGTTCCAGACGGTCGACGATGCCTCGATTGCACTGCCGTTATTCGAATCCAAGGTCATCGGGATCGTCGGCGGAAGAGAACGCGTATTAAACATGCTTCGCGTCATGATGGCCCAAACCGCCGTCAGGCACTCGCCTGACGAAGTGAAAATCGCCGCCTTCTACGAGGAGAGGGAAGCAAGCGAATGGCAGTGGCTGCGCTGGCTGCCCCATACGTGGGATGATGACCGTTCCAGCCGCTATCTTGCAGATCGACGGAGCAATGCGCATCAGCTTGCTGATGAAATATTTACCCATTTATACCGGCGTAAAAACAATCGCTCCGAACATGGAAAAAAATCGATTGAGACGCCGGCTTACGTCGTGATCCTATCCGCAGCCCAATTGATTGAGGAAGAACCTCTGCTGCCTCTGTTGATGGAAGATGCCGATGCGGCTGACGCCGTCACCATCATTCTATCCGACCGGAAAGAAAGCTTGCCGATGCACTGCCAGCTTATCGTCGAAGTCGATCGGGAGCAGGCGGCGTACACGATCAAGAAACCGGACGGCACCGTTTCCAAGCAATCCTTCCAATCCCATCACATCAGCAGGGAACAGATCGAAGCATTGGCCCGGTATATGGCGCCGATTCGGCTGAAGCGGTCTTCTGCATCCGATATTCCTAGCGTTTTGGCACTATTCGAGATGATGGATATTCAGAAAATCGACGATTTGGATGTATATAAACGCTGGCAGCAGAACCGATATCCGGATTCATTGCCCGTTCCCATGGGTGTGCGAGCGGGCGGAAAGAAGATTAATTTGAATCTTCATGATAAAATAGAGCGTCAAGGTCATGGACCGCATGGCCTGATCGCGGGAACGACCGGTTCCGGGAAAAGCGAGGTTATCCAATCCATCGTTGCTTCCCTGGCATCGGAGTTTCACCCTCATGATCTGGCATTCATGCTAATCGACTATAAGGGCGGCGGCATGTCCAATACGTTTGTGAACCTTCCGCACGTCGTGGGCACCATAACGAATTTGGACAACAATCTGATCGAGCGGGCGAAGGTGTCGCTCAAAGCCGAGTTGGTCCGCCGCCAGAAAATATTGAACGATGCGGGAAATCTGCAGCACATTGACGAGTATTACAAGCTGCTGCGCAATCGCCATGGCGAGCCGCTCCCGCATCTCGTCATTATCATTGATGAATTTGCACAGCTGAAGAAAGACCAGCCTGAATTTATGGATGAACTGATCAGCATCGCCGCAATCGGGCGAACGCTGGGTGTCCATCTGATCTTGGCGACGCAGAAGCCGGCCGGCGTCGTGGACGATAAAATTTGGAGTAATTCTCGCTTCCGCATCTGTCTTCGGGTACAAAGCGAGGGCGACAGCCGCGACATGCTGAAGATTCCGAATGCAGCCTGGATCAACAAGCCCGGACGAGGCTACTTCCAGGTGGGCAGCGATGAAGTGTTTGAAGAAATGCAGTTTGCTTGGAGCGGCGCTCCTTACGTTGAAGAGAAGGATACGCCAGGCGCCGTCTCGATCCGAGAGGTCCGGATCAACGGGAAGACGGAACCGCTGCTTGCGTCGACTCCATCCCTGGGAGCGCATCTGGAAGTGCCCAAACAGCTGCAGGTGTTTATTGACCATGTAGCGGAAGTGGCCGAAGCGCAAGGGATCGAACGGCTGCAGGGGCCTTGGCTTCCGCCGCTTCCGGAGAGCCT
Proteins encoded:
- a CDS encoding FMN-dependent NADH-azoreductase, with translation MSNVLFIKANNRAIEQSVSVKMYHEFLESFKASHPEDQITELDLFAENLPYYDGTAINGMFKAAKGLEATPEEQAAAANVSKYLDQFLAADKIVLAFPLWNMTVPAVLHTYIDYLNQAGKTFKYTPQGVVGLVTGKKVVILNARGGNYSEGPMAAAEMAVNFVMGNLRQWGVQDIETLIIEGHNQFPDEAEMIVQNGLELVKKAAAGF
- a CDS encoding DUF4097 family beta strand repeat-containing protein; its protein translation is MNRKWLFSLAIALILVGIIGMAANKFKFGEELVSYQNRWDLQDAVNLKNLTITSNMNVSFAFEDSGDDNGYIAFDGKLKPDHVDILEAFKPAGQEIDLDLTTADSFQFMSVDFHSPKGKITIVLPSSTKLEELDLSTLSDNIQVSGASSKSIAISVKSGNINMNGIVADQLNVENISGSIRGSDIQASAQLVNHSGDVELKDMEGPVDIEVTSGNVNVGLLGVSSVNILCRSGNVKVQPDPSFRGFYDLKSLTGSISAPESLKETTDTIQVETYSGNIDIVH
- a CDS encoding DUF1700 domain-containing protein codes for the protein MTKKQFISILESRLAALPPGERREFIQDVESHFVIGMQNGRSEEEIARELGDPFEMAKEALGDRYVDMEMPAPSAVRRPFAIGKYAVGTGLFFCALVTVPFLAALWSGGVAIALGALATLLSPVLVLLDYILNGTFYPAKLFLSISLIGIGIFLGYATRSAMVGLLSLTLRYSRWNTRLLKGRDAQ
- a CDS encoding PadR family transcriptional regulator; translation: MNVSIQFKKGVLELCVLVLIHRKDQYGYELAQAVSRHIEVAEGALYPLLRRLVNEGYCTTYLQESSEGPPRKYYKLTDSGVIYMRSMVKEWQAFVSNVTNLIEEGNLYD
- the essC gene encoding type VII secretion protein EssC; the encoded protein is MNVLYQRSPRIRPALPNEDLEILRPPSEPSKPSFSMIAIIIPIIMTAATIGFYVYMNVSGKMGNPNYMMFQMLSIFMMLTSYTLPFFMYLSNKKTYQKNLAERNQKYRAQLDVHREELKERQEDQVHILFDIHGDPDVCYNVVKNRSSSLWERSPEDKDFLEICVGKGEVPFHINVKPPRADGYDKDPLIEAAELLSSEFQTVDDASIALPLFESKVIGIVGGRERVLNMLRVMMAQTAVRHSPDEVKIAAFYEEREASEWQWLRWLPHTWDDDRSSRYLADRRSNAHQLADEIFTHLYRRKNNRSEHGKKSIETPAYVVILSAAQLIEEEPLLPLLMEDADAADAVTIILSDRKESLPMHCQLIVEVDREQAAYTIKKPDGTVSKQSFQSHHISREQIEALARYMAPIRLKRSSASDIPSVLALFEMMDIQKIDDLDVYKRWQQNRYPDSLPVPMGVRAGGKKINLNLHDKIERQGHGPHGLIAGTTGSGKSEVIQSIVASLASEFHPHDLAFMLIDYKGGGMSNTFVNLPHVVGTITNLDNNLIERAKVSLKAELVRRQKILNDAGNLQHIDEYYKLLRNRHGEPLPHLVIIIDEFAQLKKDQPEFMDELISIAAIGRTLGVHLILATQKPAGVVDDKIWSNSRFRICLRVQSEGDSRDMLKIPNAAWINKPGRGYFQVGSDEVFEEMQFAWSGAPYVEEKDTPGAVSIREVRINGKTEPLLASTPSLGAHLEVPKQLQVFIDHVAEVAEAQGIERLQGPWLPPLPESLDLETVQSSIEQPAAFGDSALVSYVGMVDDLPNQCQKPLVLNLEQGHWAVYGMPGLGKTTFIQTMLMSLASRYTPDFWHGYIVDMGRMMRDFAGLPHIGGVMTAEEDDRIKRLFRFLAKTAAVRKDMIAEAGVKTVASYRRGSTETVPQLVVVIDGYLNFRNSYPDENDMLEYLLREGGSLGITFIITANRISDMFEKVRSNISQAVSYELADPADYYYAVGRPTRAPSQLPPGRGLVKGQVPPLEFQTALPASGQEEGDRSAALRDRIRVHHESWHGEEAPRIESLPDKIPLHQLLKVQKPYEAAATVKYQVPVGVATDDLTPFAINLEDGPHFIVASPMEGGKTSFLLSWMLSLAYHTSPDELEIYTVDTRYGSSGLSRMNHLPHVRGHAENEEDLGPLITSLYERVQTRSKESEDPAILLMIDDADVLSKQLSDFTLKDQLSAIVRQGRDRRVHVVIAGVPADFPTYGVDWFTDIKAAQNGFLFGTLDSNDLSFFRIPFSESSNSPGGLKILPPGQGYYVKRKFSRIKGAVPFDEEWNAQRWVTEIRDRWHVVV